Proteins from one Ktedonobacteraceae bacterium genomic window:
- a CDS encoding phosphatase PAP2 family protein: protein MNLKLQRIAAEKRWYFVSFVLLLLFLLYTAIFASGIFTNLTLSADQWLLHRPLTGADCVFRQWKLLGDLPFSSFLTVVLGIVCLWLRYRKRVLLYIVLLLVLGLGVEFVGKQVFSQPVPDSLGYGMNVLACPQELRQPRSVRLMIMLGMWWDARPASARAIRKEQYSATTPFSLADTTPDNGYPSGHAIRWSFLGIVAGWLCWRHVRRRFLRGLLMAIAFAIAVAGGLIMFYIGLHLLTDVIAGYLFGASLACCAIALLLRNEKKSRFV from the coding sequence ATGAATCTAAAATTGCAACGTATTGCAGCAGAAAAGAGATGGTATTTCGTTTCATTTGTGCTGCTGCTGCTTTTCTTGCTGTATACCGCCATTTTCGCGAGCGGTATCTTCACAAATTTGACATTGAGCGCCGACCAATGGCTCTTACACCGGCCCCTTACCGGTGCTGATTGTGTGTTTCGCCAGTGGAAGCTGTTAGGAGACCTCCCTTTTAGCTCCTTTCTTACTGTGGTATTGGGTATTGTATGCCTGTGGTTGCGATATCGCAAACGCGTACTACTCTATATAGTACTTTTACTTGTGTTGGGTCTGGGCGTCGAGTTTGTGGGCAAGCAAGTATTTTCGCAGCCGGTTCCAGATTCTCTCGGTTACGGCATGAATGTTCTGGCATGTCCGCAGGAGCTGCGCCAACCCCGTTCGGTACGGCTGATGATTATGCTGGGTATGTGGTGGGATGCGCGCCCCGCTTCGGCGAGAGCGATTCGTAAAGAACAATATAGCGCAACGACTCCCTTTTCGCTAGCCGATACGACTCCCGATAATGGCTATCCCAGCGGTCACGCCATACGTTGGAGCTTTCTTGGCATCGTAGCCGGTTGGCTCTGTTGGAGACACGTAAGGCGCCGGTTCCTGCGCGGGCTGTTGATGGCAATCGCATTTGCTATTGCTGTCGCAGGTGGACTGATCATGTTCTATATTGGCCTGCATCTTCTGACCGATGTCATTGCCGGTTACCTGTTTGGGGCAAGCCTGGCA